A window of Halobacillus naozhouensis genomic DNA:
GTATATAAGTGATCGCTCTGTCTATTTCCTCTTTATCGCCAACAAATTGAACAAACAACGTTCCATAAGCCCCTTTTTGAGTTTGCGTAATTTTCCCATGAAGAATATTTACATCAATCGTAAACGCTCTGGAGAGTTCACTAATAAGAGCCTGGTTCGTACTCTCACCAATAAAGTGAAGTTTTACGATCTCACCGGATTTGTACGTTTCATTTATGAGTCCCAACGAATGTTCGCGATCAGGATCACCCATTACCTGGTCTACAAACCGTCTCGTAACTTTTTGCTTCGGATATAAAAACACATCCAGCACGTTACCTGACTCCACAATTCTTCCTTCTTCCATTACGGCGACACGATGGCAAATCTTCCGAATCACATGCATTTCATGTGTGATCAATACAATCGTTAGCCCCAGTTTTCGGTTAATGTCTACTAACAAATCCAATATAGAGTCTGTTGTTTCTGGATCAAGTGCTGAAGTTGCTTCATCGCACAGAAGTACTTTTGGATTGTTAGCCAAGGCTCTGGCAATTCCAACCCTTTGCTTTTGACCACCGCTTAGCTGTGAAGGATAAGACTCCCCCCTGCCAGAAAGCCCTACCAAATCAATCAATTCATTGACGCGTTTCTTACGCTCTTCTTTTTTTACACCCGCG
This region includes:
- a CDS encoding methionine ABC transporter ATP-binding protein, with amino-acid sequence MISIKELSKVFYTKDQNVRAVDKLDLDIEKGEIYGVIGYSGAGKSTFIRLLNRLEEPSDGSVTIDNENVTQLNKSKLRVARQEIGMIFQHFNLLWSRTVYDNISFPLEIAGVKKEERKKRVNELIDLVGLSGRGESYPSQLSGGQKQRVGIARALANNPKVLLCDEATSALDPETTDSILDLLVDINRKLGLTIVLITHEMHVIRKICHRVAVMEEGRIVESGNVLDVFLYPKQKVTRRFVDQVMGDPDREHSLGLINETYKSGEIVKLHFIGESTNQALISELSRAFTIDVNILHGKITQTQKGAYGTLFVQFVGDKEEIDRAITYIQTTSVQVEVNPDE